A single region of the Oncorhynchus keta strain PuntledgeMale-10-30-2019 chromosome 37, Oket_V2, whole genome shotgun sequence genome encodes:
- the LOC118370265 gene encoding ATP-binding cassette sub-family C member 4-like isoform X1 — protein sequence MEQLKKDVKFNPSTTANFFSRVFFCWVTPLFSIGNKRRLEEDDMYQVLPDDASQVLGEELQRHWDKEVRMAAKELRMPKLTKAIVKCYGKPYAVLGIFSFTVEVIKVIQPVFLGKLIQYFENYDPDNMDALYEAFGYAAGISLSTVALTVLQIHYYYHVQRTGMKIRVAMCHMIYKKALCLSSAAMGKTTTGQMVNLLSNDVNKFDEVTTNLHYLWIAPLQAVVVIILLWYEIGPSCLAGVAVLVFLLPLQTMFGKLFGSLRSKTAALTDNRIRTMNEVVSGIRIIKMYAWEKPFSALVNDVRREEISKIMLSSYLQGLNMVSFFAASKIIVFITFAVYVLLGNTISASRVFVAVSLYGAIKITVTLFFPQAIEKVFETIISIRRIKNFLLLEEIERPNMRFTPEEKKDASVEIKDLICYWDKCLDTPSLQNLSLTVKSEQLVAVIGPVGSGKSSLLSAILGELPHDKGVLRVKGQLTYASQQPWVFPGTIRSNILFGKELHPQKYEKVLRACALKRDMELLPDGDLTVIGDRGATLSGGQKARVNLARAVYQDADIYLLDDPLSAVDAEVGRHLFEQCICGILKNKPRILVTHQLQYLQAANQILVLKEGHVVARGTYSELQHSGVDFTSLLKRDEEEEPQTNNNHSVVKHAFSQNSISSWNSVVSHTSSMHSVKDGAEQLSTVAEESRSEGNIGASLYFKYLNAGASILVMLGTVLFSLIAEVAYVLQDWWLAYWAREQEKLNINGTVIVQNGLNITQELDLGFYVGIYAGLTLASVIFGFAKSLVMFNVLVKAAQSLHNRMFNSILRTPVRFFDVNPIGRILNRFSKDISQLDSMLPNTFVDFSQSILQNIGVVVVAASVMPWILIPVVPLLIIFLFLRRYFLQTSRDVKRLESTTRSPVFSHLSSSLQGLWTIRAFGAEERFQNTFDAHQDLHSESWFLFLVTSRWFALRLDGICAAFVTVTAFGCLFLRDGLEAGAVGLVLSYAVTLLGNFQWTIRQSAEMENMMTSVERVVEYTELESEAPWETQKRPPPAWPSKGLITFDRVRFSYSSDGPVVLKDMKAMFRPKEKVGIVGRTGAGKSSLVSALFRLAEPEGRIYIDGVLTSEIGLHDLRQKMSIIPQDPVLFTGTMRKNLDPFSQHTDEDLWNALQEVQLKSAVEELPNKMETVLAESGSNFSVGQRQLVCLARAILRKNRILIIDEATANVDPSRTDELIQKTIRDKFRECTVLTIAHRLNTIIDSDRILVLGAGMIQEFDEPYVLLQNQESALYRIVQQTGKAEAASLLESAKQAYMNNGNSHGPKMANGVVVFFETAV from the exons TTGGGTAACCCCTTTATTCAGTATTGGAAATAAGCGGAGGCTAGAAGAAGATGACATGTACCAAGTGCTTCCTGATGATGCTTCTCAGGTCCTGGGTGAGGAACTACAGAG GCATTGGGATAAGGAGGTTCGAATGGCTGCCAAGGAGCTGCGGATGCCCAAACTCACCAAAGCCATTGTGAAGTGCTATGGGAAACCCTACGCAGTGCTGGGGATCTTTAGTTTCACCGTA GAGGTGATTAAGGTGATCCAGCCAGTGTTCTTGGGAAAGCTGATCCAGTACTTTGAGAATTACGATCCTGATAATATGGACGCACTGTATGAGGCCTTTGGCTACGCTGCtggtatctctctgtccaccGTCGCGCTGACCGTCCTCCAAATTCATTATTACTACCACGTCCAGAGGACCGGCATGAAGATACGAGTGGCCATGTGTCACATGATCTACAAGAAG GCCCTGTGTCTCAGCAGCGCGGCGATGGGAAAAACAACCACAGGACAAATGGTGAACCTGCTATCCAACGATGTCAACAAGTTTGATGAG GTGACCACCAATCTGCACTACCTCTGGATAGCACCTCTGCAGGCTGTGGTGGTTATCATACTCCTGTGGTATGAGATTGGCCCGTCGTGCCTGGCAGGCGTGGCTGTCCTTGTGTTCCTCCTGCCACTACAGACCATGTTTGGAAAGCTCTTCGGCTCCCTCAG GAGTAAAACAGCTGCCTTGACTGACAATAGGATACGCACCATGAATGAAGTGGTGTCTGGAATCAGGATCATCAAAATGTATGCCTGGGAGAAGCCCTTCTCAGCACTGGTCAATGATGTCAGAAG GGAAGAGATCTCCAAGATCATGTTAAGCTCCTACCTGCAAGGTCTCAACATGGTCTCCTTCTTTGCGGCCAGTAAGATCATAGTCTTCATCACCTTCGCTGTCTACGTCCTCCTGGGGAACACCATCTCAGCCAGCCGGGTGTTTGTGGCAGTGTCTCTATATGGTGCCATCAAGATCACAGTGACCCTCTTCTTCCCACAGGCCATAGAGAAGGTGTTCGAGACCATCATCAGTATCCGCAGGATCAAG AATTTCCTTCTGTTGGAGGAGATTGAGAGACCCAACATGAGATTTACCCCGGAGGAAAAGAAAGACGCCTCTGTTGAGATCAAGGACTTAATTTGCTACTGGGACAAG tgtctGGACACCCCATCTCTCCAGAACCTGTCACTCACAGTGAAGTCGGAGCAGCTCGTTGCTGTCATTGGACCTGTGGGGTCTGGAAAG TCCTCTCTGCTCAGCGCCATCCTGGGGGAGCTGCCTCACGACAAGGGGGTGTTGAGGGTCAAAGGTCAGCTGACCTACGCCTCCCAGCAGCCCTGGGTGTTCCCTGGAACCATCCGCAGCAACATCCTGTTTGGCAAAGAGCTCCATCCTCAAAAGTATGAGAAGGTCCTGAGAGCCTGCGCCCTCAAGAGG GACATGGAGCTGCTGCCAGACGGGGACCTGACAGTGATAGGGGACAGGGGAGCCACCCTCAGTGGGGGACAGAAAGCTAGAGTGAACCTGGCCCG GGCTGTGTACCAGGATGCTGATATCTACCTGCTGGACGACCCTCTAAGTGCTGTTGATGCTGAGGTCGGGAGACACCTGTTTGAACA GTGTATCTGTGGTATTCTGAAGAATAAGCCCCGCATCCTGGTCACCCACCAGTTGCAGTACCTCCAAGCAGCCAACCAGATCCTCGTCCTCAAGGAG ggtcaCGTGGTGGCGAGGGGGACATACTCCGAGCTGCAGCACTCTGGGGTTGACTTCACCTCCCTGCTGAAgagggacgaggaggaggagccaCAAACCAACAACAATCACTCAGTGGTCAAACACGCCTTTTCCCAGAACTCAATTTCCTCCTGGAACTCAGTGGTCtcccacacctcctccatgcactCTGTTAAAGATGGAGCTGAACAGCTTTCG ACAGTAGCAGAGGAGAGCCGATCGGAGGGCAACATCGGCGCCAGCCTCTACTTCAAGTACTTAAACGCAGGAGCCAGCATCCTGGTTATGCTGGGCACAGTCCTCTTCAGTCTCATCGCAGAG GTAGCGTACGTTCTTCAGGACTGGTGGCTGGCCTATTG GGCAAGAGAGCAGGAGAAACTCAATATTAACGGCACTGTGATTGTCCAAAATGGCCTCAACATCACTCAAGAATTGGACCTCGGTTTCTATGTGGGCATTTATGCAG GTTTGACTCTGGCCTCGGTCATCTTTGGCTTTGCCAAGAGTCTGGTGATGTTCAATGTGCTGGTGAAAGCTGCTCAGTCTCTGCACAACCGCATGTTCAACTCTATCCTCCGGACACCTGTACGCTTCTTTGACGTCAACCCAATTG GAAGAATTCTCAACAGGTTCTCCAAGGACATCAGCCAGCTGGATTCCATGTTACCTAATACCTTTGTTGACTTCAGTCAG TCGATCCTGCAGAATATCGGCGTAGTGGTGGTGGCAGCCTCCGTTATGCCCTGGATCCTCATCCCTGTGGTTCCTCTTCTCATCATATTCCTGTTCCTGAGACGCTACTTCCTGCAGACGTCACGGGACGTCAAACGCCTGGAGTCCACCA CTCGGAGTCCCGTCTTCTCCCACCTGTCCTCGTCCCTCCAAGGTCTGTGGACGATCCGAGCCTTCGGAGCCGAGGAGAGATTCCAGAACACCTTTGACGCTCATCAGGATCTGCACTCAGAATCTTGGTTCCTGTTCCTGGTCACCTCTCGATGGTTCGCTCTCCGACTGGATGGAATCTGCGCAGCCTTTGTCACTGTCACTGCCTTCGGCTGCCTCTTCCTCAGAGATG GGCTGGAGGCGGGAGCTGTGGGTTTGGTGTTGTCCTACGCAGTCACCCTTCTTGGGAACTTCCAATGGACCATTCGTCAGAGTGCGGAGATGGAGAACATG ATGACGTCAGTGGAGAGGGTGGTGGAGTACACAGAGCTGGAGAGTGAAGCACCCTGGGAAACCCAGAAGCGTCCTCCTCCTGCGTGGCCGAGCAAAGGCCTCATCACATTTGACCGAGTCAGGTTCTCCTACAGCTCAGACGGACCTGTGGTCCTGAAGGACATGAAGGCCATGTTCAGGCCCAAAGAGAAGGTTGGCATCGTGGGCAGGACGGGTGCGGGGAAAAGCTCCCTGGTATCGGCGCTCTTCCGCCTGGCAGAGCCAGAGGGCAGGATCTACATTGACGGAGTTCTGACCTCCGAGATTGGCCTCCATGACCTGCGCCAGAAGATGTCCATCATACCTCAG GACCCAGTGCTTTTCACCGGCACCATGAGGAAGAACCTGGACCCTTTCAGCCAGCACACAGACGAGGACCTGTGGAACGCTCTCCAAGAG gtccAGCTGAAGTCTGCGGTGGAGGAGCTGCCCAATAAGATGGAGACGGTTCTGGCCGAGTCGGGCTCCAACTTCAGTGTGGGTCAGAGGCAGCTGGTCTGTCTGGCCCGGGCCATCCTGAGGAAGAACCGCATCCTCATCATAGACGAGGCCACAGCCAACGTGGACCCCAG taGAACAGACGAGCTGATCCAGAAGACGATACGAGACAAGTTCAGGGAGTGCACCGTTCTCACCATCGCCCACCGCCTCAACACCATCATAGACAGCGACCGCATTCTG GTGCTAGGCGCTGGTATGATCCAGGAGTTTGACGAGCCGTACGTCCTTCTTCAGAACCAGGAGAGTGCCCTCTACAGGATAGTCCAGCAGACGGGCAAGGCTGAGGCAGCTTCCCTGCTGGAATCAGCCAAACAG GCGTATATGAACAACGGCAACAGCCATGGTCCAAAAATGGCCAATGGAGTGGTGGTCTTCTTTGAGACGGCTGTGTGA
- the LOC118370265 gene encoding ATP-binding cassette sub-family C member 4-like isoform X2 — translation MEQLKKDVKFNPSTTANFFSRVFFCWVTPLFSIGNKRRLEEDDMYQVLPDDASQVLGEELQRHWDKEVRMAAKELRMPKLTKAIVKCYGKPYAVLGIFSFTVEVIKVIQPVFLGKLIQYFENYDPDNMDALYEAFGYAAGISLSTVALTVLQIHYYYHVQRTGMKIRVAMCHMIYKKALCLSSAAMGKTTTGQMVNLLSNDVNKFDEVTTNLHYLWIAPLQAVVVIILLWYEIGPSCLAGVAVLVFLLPLQTMFGKLFGSLRSKTAALTDNRIRTMNEVVSGIRIIKMYAWEKPFSALVNDVRREEISKIMLSSYLQGLNMVSFFAASKIIVFITFAVYVLLGNTISASRVFVAVSLYGAIKITVTLFFPQAIEKVFETIISIRRIKNFLLLEEIERPNMRFTPEEKKDASVEIKDLICYWDKCLDTPSLQNLSLTVKSEQLVAVIGPVGSGKSSLLSAILGELPHDKGVLRVKGQLTYASQQPWVFPGTIRSNILFGKELHPQKYEKVLRACALKRDMELLPDGDLTVIGDRGATLSGGQKARVNLARAVYQDADIYLLDDPLSAVDAEVGRHLFEQCICGILKNKPRILVTHQLQYLQAANQILVLKEGHVVARGTYSELQHSGVDFTSLLKRDEEEEPQTNNNHSVVKHAFSQNSISSWNSVVSHTSSMHSVKDGAEQLSTVAEESRSEGNIGASLYFKYLNAGASILVMLGTVLFSLIAEVAYVLQDWWLAYWAREQEKLNINGTVIVQNGLNITQELDLGFYVGIYAGLTLASVIFGFAKSLVMFNVLVKAAQSLHNRMFNSILRTPVRFFDVNPIGRILNRFSKDISQLDSMLPNTFVDFSQSILQNIGVVVVAASVMPWILIPVVPLLIIFLFLRRYFLQTSRDVKRLESTTRSPVFSHLSSSLQGLWTIRAFGAEERFQNTFDAHQDLHSESWFLFLVTSRWFALRLDGICAAFVTVTAFGCLFLRDGLEAGAVGLVLSYAVTLLGNFQWTIRQSAEMENMMTSVERVVEYTELESEAPWETQKRPPPAWPSKGLITFDRVRFSYSSDGPVVLKDMKAMFRPKEKVGIVGRTGAGKSSLVSALFRLAEPEGRIYIDGVLTSEIGLHDLRQKMSIIPQDPVLFTGTMRKNLDPFSQHTDEDLWNALQEVQLKSAVEELPNKMETVLAESGSNFSVGQRQLVCLARAILRKNRILIIDEATANVDPRTDELIQKTIRDKFRECTVLTIAHRLNTIIDSDRILVLGAGMIQEFDEPYVLLQNQESALYRIVQQTGKAEAASLLESAKQAYMNNGNSHGPKMANGVVVFFETAV, via the exons TTGGGTAACCCCTTTATTCAGTATTGGAAATAAGCGGAGGCTAGAAGAAGATGACATGTACCAAGTGCTTCCTGATGATGCTTCTCAGGTCCTGGGTGAGGAACTACAGAG GCATTGGGATAAGGAGGTTCGAATGGCTGCCAAGGAGCTGCGGATGCCCAAACTCACCAAAGCCATTGTGAAGTGCTATGGGAAACCCTACGCAGTGCTGGGGATCTTTAGTTTCACCGTA GAGGTGATTAAGGTGATCCAGCCAGTGTTCTTGGGAAAGCTGATCCAGTACTTTGAGAATTACGATCCTGATAATATGGACGCACTGTATGAGGCCTTTGGCTACGCTGCtggtatctctctgtccaccGTCGCGCTGACCGTCCTCCAAATTCATTATTACTACCACGTCCAGAGGACCGGCATGAAGATACGAGTGGCCATGTGTCACATGATCTACAAGAAG GCCCTGTGTCTCAGCAGCGCGGCGATGGGAAAAACAACCACAGGACAAATGGTGAACCTGCTATCCAACGATGTCAACAAGTTTGATGAG GTGACCACCAATCTGCACTACCTCTGGATAGCACCTCTGCAGGCTGTGGTGGTTATCATACTCCTGTGGTATGAGATTGGCCCGTCGTGCCTGGCAGGCGTGGCTGTCCTTGTGTTCCTCCTGCCACTACAGACCATGTTTGGAAAGCTCTTCGGCTCCCTCAG GAGTAAAACAGCTGCCTTGACTGACAATAGGATACGCACCATGAATGAAGTGGTGTCTGGAATCAGGATCATCAAAATGTATGCCTGGGAGAAGCCCTTCTCAGCACTGGTCAATGATGTCAGAAG GGAAGAGATCTCCAAGATCATGTTAAGCTCCTACCTGCAAGGTCTCAACATGGTCTCCTTCTTTGCGGCCAGTAAGATCATAGTCTTCATCACCTTCGCTGTCTACGTCCTCCTGGGGAACACCATCTCAGCCAGCCGGGTGTTTGTGGCAGTGTCTCTATATGGTGCCATCAAGATCACAGTGACCCTCTTCTTCCCACAGGCCATAGAGAAGGTGTTCGAGACCATCATCAGTATCCGCAGGATCAAG AATTTCCTTCTGTTGGAGGAGATTGAGAGACCCAACATGAGATTTACCCCGGAGGAAAAGAAAGACGCCTCTGTTGAGATCAAGGACTTAATTTGCTACTGGGACAAG tgtctGGACACCCCATCTCTCCAGAACCTGTCACTCACAGTGAAGTCGGAGCAGCTCGTTGCTGTCATTGGACCTGTGGGGTCTGGAAAG TCCTCTCTGCTCAGCGCCATCCTGGGGGAGCTGCCTCACGACAAGGGGGTGTTGAGGGTCAAAGGTCAGCTGACCTACGCCTCCCAGCAGCCCTGGGTGTTCCCTGGAACCATCCGCAGCAACATCCTGTTTGGCAAAGAGCTCCATCCTCAAAAGTATGAGAAGGTCCTGAGAGCCTGCGCCCTCAAGAGG GACATGGAGCTGCTGCCAGACGGGGACCTGACAGTGATAGGGGACAGGGGAGCCACCCTCAGTGGGGGACAGAAAGCTAGAGTGAACCTGGCCCG GGCTGTGTACCAGGATGCTGATATCTACCTGCTGGACGACCCTCTAAGTGCTGTTGATGCTGAGGTCGGGAGACACCTGTTTGAACA GTGTATCTGTGGTATTCTGAAGAATAAGCCCCGCATCCTGGTCACCCACCAGTTGCAGTACCTCCAAGCAGCCAACCAGATCCTCGTCCTCAAGGAG ggtcaCGTGGTGGCGAGGGGGACATACTCCGAGCTGCAGCACTCTGGGGTTGACTTCACCTCCCTGCTGAAgagggacgaggaggaggagccaCAAACCAACAACAATCACTCAGTGGTCAAACACGCCTTTTCCCAGAACTCAATTTCCTCCTGGAACTCAGTGGTCtcccacacctcctccatgcactCTGTTAAAGATGGAGCTGAACAGCTTTCG ACAGTAGCAGAGGAGAGCCGATCGGAGGGCAACATCGGCGCCAGCCTCTACTTCAAGTACTTAAACGCAGGAGCCAGCATCCTGGTTATGCTGGGCACAGTCCTCTTCAGTCTCATCGCAGAG GTAGCGTACGTTCTTCAGGACTGGTGGCTGGCCTATTG GGCAAGAGAGCAGGAGAAACTCAATATTAACGGCACTGTGATTGTCCAAAATGGCCTCAACATCACTCAAGAATTGGACCTCGGTTTCTATGTGGGCATTTATGCAG GTTTGACTCTGGCCTCGGTCATCTTTGGCTTTGCCAAGAGTCTGGTGATGTTCAATGTGCTGGTGAAAGCTGCTCAGTCTCTGCACAACCGCATGTTCAACTCTATCCTCCGGACACCTGTACGCTTCTTTGACGTCAACCCAATTG GAAGAATTCTCAACAGGTTCTCCAAGGACATCAGCCAGCTGGATTCCATGTTACCTAATACCTTTGTTGACTTCAGTCAG TCGATCCTGCAGAATATCGGCGTAGTGGTGGTGGCAGCCTCCGTTATGCCCTGGATCCTCATCCCTGTGGTTCCTCTTCTCATCATATTCCTGTTCCTGAGACGCTACTTCCTGCAGACGTCACGGGACGTCAAACGCCTGGAGTCCACCA CTCGGAGTCCCGTCTTCTCCCACCTGTCCTCGTCCCTCCAAGGTCTGTGGACGATCCGAGCCTTCGGAGCCGAGGAGAGATTCCAGAACACCTTTGACGCTCATCAGGATCTGCACTCAGAATCTTGGTTCCTGTTCCTGGTCACCTCTCGATGGTTCGCTCTCCGACTGGATGGAATCTGCGCAGCCTTTGTCACTGTCACTGCCTTCGGCTGCCTCTTCCTCAGAGATG GGCTGGAGGCGGGAGCTGTGGGTTTGGTGTTGTCCTACGCAGTCACCCTTCTTGGGAACTTCCAATGGACCATTCGTCAGAGTGCGGAGATGGAGAACATG ATGACGTCAGTGGAGAGGGTGGTGGAGTACACAGAGCTGGAGAGTGAAGCACCCTGGGAAACCCAGAAGCGTCCTCCTCCTGCGTGGCCGAGCAAAGGCCTCATCACATTTGACCGAGTCAGGTTCTCCTACAGCTCAGACGGACCTGTGGTCCTGAAGGACATGAAGGCCATGTTCAGGCCCAAAGAGAAGGTTGGCATCGTGGGCAGGACGGGTGCGGGGAAAAGCTCCCTGGTATCGGCGCTCTTCCGCCTGGCAGAGCCAGAGGGCAGGATCTACATTGACGGAGTTCTGACCTCCGAGATTGGCCTCCATGACCTGCGCCAGAAGATGTCCATCATACCTCAG GACCCAGTGCTTTTCACCGGCACCATGAGGAAGAACCTGGACCCTTTCAGCCAGCACACAGACGAGGACCTGTGGAACGCTCTCCAAGAG gtccAGCTGAAGTCTGCGGTGGAGGAGCTGCCCAATAAGATGGAGACGGTTCTGGCCGAGTCGGGCTCCAACTTCAGTGTGGGTCAGAGGCAGCTGGTCTGTCTGGCCCGGGCCATCCTGAGGAAGAACCGCATCCTCATCATAGACGAGGCCACAGCCAACGTGGACCCCAG AACAGACGAGCTGATCCAGAAGACGATACGAGACAAGTTCAGGGAGTGCACCGTTCTCACCATCGCCCACCGCCTCAACACCATCATAGACAGCGACCGCATTCTG GTGCTAGGCGCTGGTATGATCCAGGAGTTTGACGAGCCGTACGTCCTTCTTCAGAACCAGGAGAGTGCCCTCTACAGGATAGTCCAGCAGACGGGCAAGGCTGAGGCAGCTTCCCTGCTGGAATCAGCCAAACAG GCGTATATGAACAACGGCAACAGCCATGGTCCAAAAATGGCCAATGGAGTGGTGGTCTTCTTTGAGACGGCTGTGTGA